GAAAACCGCATCAGGCTTCGGTGAGGATGCGGCTGAGGCTGAGGTCGAGCTCGCTCTCCACGGAGCGCAGGACGCTGGTGAACTCCTGGGAGGAGAGGTCCAGCCGTTCCTTCAGCAGGCGCCGGGTCTCGTCATGGACGTCCTGCTGGGCGCTCTGGAGCCACCGGGAGGCGGTGGACTGGTTGACGTTGAAGAGGGCGCCAATCTTGGTGGTGGAGAGGCGGTCCACGAAGTGGAGGCGCAAGAGGTAGCGGGGCTTGCTGGGCAGGGCGGCGAAGGCGTCCTCCATGGCCTGGCGGAACTCGCCCTGGTAGCGCCGCTGGATGGCCTCCGTCTCGGGATTGCCGATGGAGGCGGGGAGGAACTCGAGGATGGCCTCGTCTCCCATCGCGTCCTCCTCGCGCACGGTGCGCAGCAGGCTGAGGGCGGTGCGCACGGACACGACGCGCATCCAGTTGGCGAGCGGGCTGCGGCCGGAGTACTCCGCGATCCGCGGCGGCCTGTCGGTGCGCACCAGCAGGCGCTCGCGCACCCGCTGCCGCACGTCGTCGAGCATGGCCTCGCTCAGCTTCATGTGCGCCAGCGTCGCGGGGATGCCGGCGATGTAGCGCCGCTCGAACGCGGCGAGCGCCGCGGGGATGCCCTCCGCGCAGGCACAGGCCAGGTAGAGGTCGCCGGGGGTGAGCTGCGCGAAGAGCCCTGGGATGCCGGCTCCGACAGACGGACTGGGAGTATGTCTGGCCAGGAAGGTGAGGAAGGCCTCCGGCGAGAGGAGAATGTCCGGCCAGGGCCGGCGTCCCTCCGCCCAGACCTGCCCCAGCAACGCCTCCAGGGCTTCGAGCTCCACGGCCTCCGCGACGTGCCAGCCCGCGCGCGCCAGGAACGTTGGTGCGAGTTCCATGCTTCCCCCCCTTCTTACGGCGCTCGGATTATGCCTTGAGTTCATGTTTTGAAGCTAGCCGTATGTTCATGGCCGTGGATCCGCTGACGGCTCAAGGAATCCGGAACGTGGGCGTTTCATGCGAGGCTGTTGCTGGCGGTTCCAAGGGGGGGACGCGATTGCCATCCAATTGCTTGCGCGATGAGGACGTGGTGGCCCTGTTCGAGCGCCGGCTGCCGGTGACAGCGAACGTGCTGGCGCATCATCACGCCGCCCGCTGTGCCGCGTGCCGGACGCTGCTGGTGACGCTGGCGCACGGAGACGCGCTGCCGTCGGAGCTGGCGCCCGGGGCCCTGGCGCCATTGGAGGGAAGACGGCGCTGTTCGCGCCGGTCGTCCGTGCCGGGCGCAACCTGGACGCCGCCGGAGGTGCTGGACGGGTTCCGGTTGGAGCGGTTGCTGGGGCGAGGCGGCATGGGGGCCGTCTACCTCGCACGGGACGCGTCGGTGGATCGCCGGGTGGCATTGAAGGTGTGTGTCGCGCTTCAGCCGGATGCGGGAACGCTCGCGAGCTTCGCGACGGAGGCGCGTGCCATCTCACGGATCCAGCACCCGAACGTGGTGACCATGTACCGCGCGGGGGAGATCGACGGGCGTCCCTACCTCGTCTACGAGTACGTGGACGGCAAGAGCCTGGCGGAGCTGCGGCCGCCGCTGCCGTGGCAGCGGGTGCTCGACATCGCGGTGGGGCTCGCCGCGGGGCTGCGCGCCGCGCACCAGGGTGGGGTGCTGCACCGCGACCTCAAGCCCGGCAACGCCATCCTGAGCCCCGACGGCACGGTGAAGCTGATCGATTTCGGGCTCGCCACGTTCGTGGGGGGCGGAGGCACGGCGCCGCGTGGGGTGAGGGAGGTGGTGGGGACTCCGCGCTACATGGCGCCGGAGGTCCGCATGGGCGAGTCCGCGACCCCGAGGAGCGACCTCCACGCGCTGGGGTTGCTGCTGTTCGAGCTGTGCACGGGACGGCTGCCTCCGGCGCGGCGTGGCGCATGCGCGGCGCTGCTGACCGAGCGGCTGCCTGGAATCGACCCGGGCTTCGCGGCCGTCATCACGTGCTGCCTCGCGGAAGACCCGCTGGAGAGGTTCGCGCAGGCGGACGTGCTCTGCGCCGTGCTGGAGCACGTGCGGCGGCTGGTGGCCTTCCAGCGGACCTCCAGCGTGTTCCCCACGCCGTGGACGGGCCCCGGGTTCCGGCAGGTCTCAAGCCCCCCACCATTATTTTGAGAGGGGGGTGAGGGGAAATTCCTCCGGGTTTCGTTGAGGGGCCAGGGCCGGAAGAAGGCACGGCGAACGCCGCGCGCCTCCGGCCGCAGCAGGCCATCCACACACCCCTGACGGGGCGGAGACTCGGACCATGCAATTCCGGAAGCAGACACAGCCGTGGCGGAGCGCGGCGCTGGCGGGGGCCCTGCTCCTGCCCGCGGCGGCGCTGGCGAACGAGACCCATGTCTACGGCATCGCCAACTTCGGCGGCGCGGGGCAGTGCAACGCCGACTCGCACTCCGTGCATACGAAGACGGCGGCGGAGTTCGCGGGCTATTTCAACTCGCTCGTGAGCAGCGGCCTCTGGTCGGACGTGCGCACCCTCAACAACTCGAGCGCGCGCACGGACCTCTGGACGGACGCGTCCAAGGGCGCGGCGGCCGACGCGAAGGACACCCAGGCCAATGCCGGCGTGGACGACGCGGACGTCCTCTTCGTGCACACCCATGGCGGCCACAATGAGTCGTTCCTGCGCAGCTGGCTCGTGATGGGCACCAACGTGGATTCGTGTGAAGCCATCACGGACATCCACATGAACCTGGGCAACGGCAAGCTGAACATCGCCGTCGTGAAGGCCTGCCAGTCTGGCGACTACCAGGTCTGGAAGCAGGGCGGGTACCGCCAGGCGCTCGTGACGCCCTCCAGCGGCTTCAGCGTCTGGAATGCCTTTCACGGGGACTCGTCGTGCGGCAACTTCGTGAAGCGCTACGTGAAGCGCTACGTGTCGGGCTCGCGGAGCGATGGCGTGGGCGAGAACTGGATTGACGAGGCCTACGACTGGGACATCGGCAAGAACAACGACGACTGCCCGGTGTCCATCGTCTTCGGTGAAACCAAGGCCGCACGCGTGGCGATGTTCGAGTTTGGCGGCTGGCGGGACCGCAAGAACACCGGCAGCAAGGTCGCCTCCTCCTACTTCTACGTCGGGGGCTGCGACCCCTCCAGCGGGCAGAAGCTGCCCGAGTGACCGCTGCCGCCCCCACCTTCGACCAGAAAGAACGAACCGCCATGAAGACCCATCTGCTCTTCCGATTCCTGACCGTCCTGCCGCTCGCCGCCGCGTCTGGCTGCGACAGCGGTGCCCTCATGGAGCCCGACGCCGCCCCCACCACCCAGGTGGCCCGCGCGACCCTCGGCTTCATCTTCGATTCCACGGCGCTCGCCACTCCTCCCACCGGAGGCATCCCCACCACGCTGCTTCCCGGCTCGGCGTTCGATGCCGCCGTGCTGCAGCGTTCGCTGGTGGGAACGACCGAGTCCTTCTCCCAGGCGGAGG
Above is a window of Corallococcus caeni DNA encoding:
- a CDS encoding serine/threonine-protein kinase, producing the protein MALFERRLPVTANVLAHHHAARCAACRTLLVTLAHGDALPSELAPGALAPLEGRRRCSRRSSVPGATWTPPEVLDGFRLERLLGRGGMGAVYLARDASVDRRVALKVCVALQPDAGTLASFATEARAISRIQHPNVVTMYRAGEIDGRPYLVYEYVDGKSLAELRPPLPWQRVLDIAVGLAAGLRAAHQGGVLHRDLKPGNAILSPDGTVKLIDFGLATFVGGGGTAPRGVREVVGTPRYMAPEVRMGESATPRSDLHALGLLLFELCTGRLPPARRGACAALLTERLPGIDPGFAAVITCCLAEDPLERFAQADVLCAVLEHVRRLVAFQRTSSVFPTPWTGPGFRQVSSPPPLF
- a CDS encoding sigma-70 family RNA polymerase sigma factor, coding for MELAPTFLARAGWHVAEAVELEALEALLGQVWAEGRRPWPDILLSPEAFLTFLARHTPSPSVGAGIPGLFAQLTPGDLYLACACAEGIPAALAAFERRYIAGIPATLAHMKLSEAMLDDVRQRVRERLLVRTDRPPRIAEYSGRSPLANWMRVVSVRTALSLLRTVREEDAMGDEAILEFLPASIGNPETEAIQRRYQGEFRQAMEDAFAALPSKPRYLLRLHFVDRLSTTKIGALFNVNQSTASRWLQSAQQDVHDETRRLLKERLDLSSQEFTSVLRSVESELDLSLSRILTEA